Genomic segment of Rhodococcus rhodochrous:
CCCGATGAGCACCGTGCTCGACGCCCTGCGCGCCCTCGGCGCCGACATCGACGGCGACCGGCTCCCCTTCACCGTGCACGGCCGCGGTGCGGTGCGCGGCGGTTCCGTCACCATCGACGCGTCCGCCTCCTCGCAGTTCGTCTCGGGTCTGCTGCTGTCCGGTGCCGCCTTCGACGAGGGCGTGGTGGTCCACCACGCCGGCGAACCGGTGCCGTCGATGCCGCACATCGAGATGACGGTCGAGATGCTCCGCGCGGCCGGGGTCCCCGTCGATACCTCGGAAGCCGACACCTGGCGGGTGCCCCCGACGACGATCAAGGCCGTCGACGTCACCGTCGAGCCCGACCTGTCGAACGCGACCCCCTTCCTCGCGGCCGCGGCGGTCACCGGTGGTGTCGTCTCGGTGCCCCTGTGGCCCGAGTCGACCACTCAGGCCGGCGACGCGATCCGCGGCATCCTCGAGCAGATGGGCGCCGAGGTGACCTGGGCCGACGGGACGCTGACCGTGCGCGGCCCCGGCGAACTGCGGGGGCTCGACGTGGACCTGCACGACGTCGGGGAGCTGGCACCGACCGTCGCGGCCCTTGCGGCGGTCGCCGCTTCGCCCTCCGACCTGCGCGGCATCGCGCACCTGCGCGGTCACGAGACCGACCGGCTCGCGGCACTCGCCACCGAGATCGCCCGTCTCGGCGGGTCCATCACCGAGACCGAGGACGGGCTGCACATCGAGCCGGCTCCGCTGCACGGTGGTATCTGGCACTCCTACGCCGACCATCGGATGGCCACGGCCGGGGCGATCCTCGGACTCGTCGTCGACGGGATCGAGGTCGAGGACATCGGCACCACCGCCAAGACGCTCCCCGACTTCGAGGGTCTGTGGGAGTCGCTGCTGACGGGGAGCGACTCCTGAGGCGGCGGGAGTACGACGAGTCCGACGTCCGGGTCCGCCCCGGACGCGGCTCGCGGCCGCGCACGAAGGATCGCCCGGCCCACCGCAATGCCGAGGAGGGCATGGTCGTCACCGTCGACCGAGGTCGGTGGGGTGTCGCACTCGGCGGTGATCCCGACCGGATCGTCACCACGATGCGGGCACGTGAGCTCGGCCGGACCCCGATCGTGGTTGGCGATCAGGTGGGTGTCGTCGGCGACCTCTCCGGTCGCCCCGACACGCTCGCGCGCATCGTGCGGGTCGAGGACCGCAGCACCGTGCTGCGACGCACGGCCGACGACACCGACCCGTTCGAGCGCATCGTCGTCGCCAATGCCGAACAGCTGCTCATCGTGGTCGCACTCGCCGATCCCCCACCGCGGACCGGACTGGTCGAACGCGCACTCGTCGCAGCCTATGCCGGGGGTCTCGCCCCGTTGCTGGGACTGACCAAGAGCGATCTCGCCGATCCCGACGAGTTCGCTGCACACTTCGCGGATCTCGACATCCCGGTGCTGCTCGTCGGTCAGGGCGACGATCTCACCGCCCTGCACGAGCGGATCGACGGTCGCGTGACCGCCCTGATCGGGCACTCGGGGGTCGGCAAGTCGACACTGGTGAACAGGCTCGTCCCCGACGCCGACCGCGCCACCGGTGAGGTCTCCGGGGTGGGCAAGGGACGGCACACCTCCACCCAGTCGGTGGCCCTGCACCTGCCCGAGGGCGGGTGGGTGGTCGACACCCCGGGCATCCGGTCGTTCGGGCTCGCGCACATCGGGCCCGACGACGTCGTCGCATCGTTCGGGGACCTGGCCGAAGCGGTCGAAGACTGCCCGCGCGGGTGCACGCATCTCGGCCCGCCCGCCGATCCCGAATGTGCCTTCGACTCGTTGGAGGGCAAGTCGCACAACCGGGCGATGGCCGTGCGTGAACTGCTCACGGCGCTCGCGTCCAACGACCCTTGGTGAACCGACGAACCCCGGTTGAACGCACGAACCCCGGCACCTGTGGGTGCCGGGGTTCGTGCTCGTTCTCGTGACCGTCAGCGCATGCCGAGCGCGCGGCGGATGAATCCGCGCTTGCGGGTCTTCTCGATGGTGGTGGCCAGACCCACGCGGCGGCCGGTGGCCGGATCGATCTCCGGCGCTCCGCCGAAGCCCCGCTCGGAGGCGGTCTCCGGGGCGGCGTCGCGGTCGTCCTTGAGGTACTTGTCGGGCAGCGACAGCTTCGCGATGGTGCGCCACGACTTCCAGTACTGCACCGCGAGCGGGCCGGTGGTGTACGGCAGGTCGTACTTCTCGCACAGCTCACGCACGCGCACCGCGATCTCCGCGTACCGGTTGGACGGCAGGTCGGGGTAGATGTGGTGCTCGATCTGGTAGCTCAGGTTGCCGGTCATGAAGTCCATGACCTTGCCGCCGGAGATGTTCGCGGAGCCGAGCATCTGACGCAGGTACCACTGGGCACGCGTCTCGGTCTCGATGTCCTGCTTCGTGAACTTCTCCGCACCGTCCGGGAAGTGACCGCAGAAGATCACCGCGTTGGTCCAGATGTTGCGCACGAAGTTGGCCGTGGCGTTGGCCTTCATCGTGGACTTCCACGACTTGCCGGTGAGCGCCGGGTAGATCACGTAGTCCTTGAGGTGCTGCTTGCCGAGCTTGGCGAGCACCTCCTTGCCGCGTGCCTTGGTGAGCTCGCGGTCGTCGCGTCCCTGGATGACCTTGCCGAGCTCGAGCAGCTGGATGGCGATGCCGTACTGGAACAGTGCCGCGAGGATCGCGTTGTACGCGACGTTGCCGAGGTAGAACGGCTTCCACCGCTGGTCGCGGGTGACCCGCAGCAGACCGTATCCGACATCGTCGTCCATCCCGAGGATGTTGGTGTACTTGTGATGCAGGTAGTTGTGGGTGATCTTCCAGTGCGCCGACGGGTCGACGTTGTCCCACTCCCAGTTGGCCGAGTGCACCTCGGGGTCGTTCATCCAGTCCCACTGCCCGTGCATCACGTTGTGCCCGAGCTCCATGTTCTCGATGATCTTCGACAGGGAGAGCATGCCTGTGCCCAGCAGCCACAGCGGACGCTTGTTCGAGCCGAGCAGCACGAGGCGCCCGCCGATCTCGAGGCCGCGCTGCAGCCGGATCGTGTTGCGGACGTATCGAGCGTCGCGCTCACCGCGGGACTCCTCGATATCGCGCCGGATGGCGTCGAGTTCGCGGCCGATGGCCTCGACGTCCGCCTCCGTCAGGTGCGCGTACTCCTTGACATCCGATATCGCCATGGGAGCTACTCTACCGTAGGTTACGGGCCCGTAGGTTAGCCGGATTGAGGGCTGTGGCGCGAATCACACGGTGGCGGAAGGTTCCCGGTGACTCGATTCACCACGGCGACGACGACGCTCTGCTACCGCATGCTCGGCGTGGACCCGCAGCGCCGTGAGCAGACCCCGGCGACGTCCGGTGGACGCCTCGGTGACCACCACGGGCGCGTCCGGACGCCACCTGTCGAACTTGCGCTCGGAGGAGGTCTCGGGGGCATCGTCGGCCGTCGCCTTGAGGAACCGGTCGGGCAACGCGAGCTTGTGGATCGTGCGCAGGGCGAGCCAGTACTGCCGGGCGAGCGAGCCGGTCGTGTACGGCAGGTCGTACTTGCCGCACAGCGCCCGCACACGGGCGGCGATCTCCGGGTAGCGGTTGCTCGGGAGGTCCGGGAACAGGTGATGCTCGATCTGGTAACTGAGATTCCCGGTGAGGAAATCCATCGCACGCCCACCGGAAATGTTTGCGCTGCCGAGCAACTGGCGCAGATACCACTCCCCGCGCGTCTCGTTCTCGTAGTGCTCGGTCGTGAACTTCTCTGCGCCGTCGGGGAAGTGGCCGCAGAAGATCACGAGATACGCCCAGATGTTGCGGATCACGTTCGCGGTGAGGTTCGCGGTCAACGTGCTGCGCCAGGCCGGGCCGGTGAGCGCCGGGAAGAACACCAGGTCCTTGACGACCTGCCGGCCGGCCTTCGCCGCGAATTCCTTGTTGGGCCCCGAATTCCACTGCGTGGGCGGGACGCCCTCGAGTTCCTTCTTCGCCGAGAGGTCGTGCAGCGCGATCCCCCACTCGAAGGTCAGCGCGAGGACGATGTTCGCGATGGGCTGCGCGAGATTGCGCGGACGCCACTTCTCGTCGCGCGTCATCCGCAGGATGCCGAATCCCACGTCCTCGTCCATGCCCACGATGTTCGTGTAGGTGTGGTGCGCGTAGTTGTGGGCGCGCTTCCAGTGCTCGGACGGACCGGTCTGATCCCATTCCCACGAGGTCGAATGGATCTCGGGGTCGTTCATCCAGTCCCACTGCCCGTGCATCACGTTGTGCCCGAGTTCCATGTTCTCGATGATCTTCGCGAGCGACAGCGCAGCGGTACCGATGATCCAGCGCGACCGTCGACGCGAACCGAACAGCGCGCAGCGTCCGACCACCTCCAGCACACGCTGCGCACGGATGACGGAATGGATGTAGCGGGCGTCCCGCGGGCCGCGCGAATTCTCCACATCCCGTCGAATCGCGTCGAATTCGTTTGCAAGAGCAACGATGTCGTCTTCGGTCAGATGAGAGAACGCGCGGATATCGGTGATGGCCAAGCGGGATCCTTCGGAGGTTTGCTGTCGGTGTCTACACGTCCAGTGTGCAGTCGCCGGCAGCGGCGGAGATGCAGGTCTGGACGCGTTCGCCCTCTGCGTGCTCCTTGCCGGATCGCAGATCGACGACGTGCCCCTTCTCGAGCGGCACAACACAAGTCTGACAGATTCCCATGCGACAACCGAAGGGCATCAGCGCACCGACGCTCTCACCGGCCTCGAGAATCGTCGTGGCGCCGTCCACGGTGACGGTCTTGCCGGACTTCGCGAACGTGATCGTTCCGCCCGACCCCGAGGTGTCGGCGCGGCTGACGGCGAAGCGCTCGAGGTGGACCTGATCCTCGATGCCCTCCGCGACCCAGTGCGCGGTGATGTCGTCGAGCATCTGCTGGGGACCGCACGCCCAGGTCTGACGCTCGCGCCAGTCGGGGCACACCTCGTCGAGCTCCGAGAGCGCGAACTTGCCCTTCTCACGGGTGTGACGCACGTGCACGCGGAACCGATCGTGGGTGGCGTCGAAACGCTCGAGCTCGGACCGGAACATCACGTTCTCGGCCGTCGGCGCGGAGTGGATGTGCACGACGTCGGGCAGGTCGAGTTCGCGCTCGACCGCACGCCGGTCGAGCGTCCGCAGCATCGACATGATCGGCGTGATGCCACTGCCGGCCGTGAGGAAGAGGATCTTCGCCGGCGGCGGGTCGGGCAGGACGAAATCGCCCTTCGGGGCGGCAAGGCGCACGACGGTGCCCTCGGGGACCCCGCCGACGAGGTGGCTGGACAGGAAGCCCTCGGGCATCGCCTTCACGGCGATGGAGATGACCTTGTCATCCCAGGTGGGCGAGGAGGTCAGCGAGTAGGAGCGCCAGTGCCAGCGACCGTCGATGTGCAGACCGATGCCGATGTACTGGCCGGGTGCGTATCCGAAGTCGAAGCCCCAGCCGGGACGGATGACGATCGTCGCGGAATCGGGGGTCTCCTGGCGCACCGAGACGATGCGCCCGCGCAGTTCACGGGCGGACCACAGCGGGTTGACCAGATGCAGGTAGTCGTCGGGGAGCAGAGGGGTGGTCAGCCGGGCCACCGCGCCACGCAGGACGTTGGAGAGCGACTTCTCCCCTGGCGCGACGTGTGCCGCAGGCTTCTCGATCCATTCCTTCAGGCCCATCCGACCGTTTCTCCTCACTCCGGTTACGGCTCCGTAGGTTATCAGAGGTTACGGAAGCGTAGGTTGAGCGAGAGACGGTCGTCACACCGATGACGTGGCGATATGCGAGGTCAGAGCAGTTCGAGCAGGAAGGGCAGTTCCTGGGCCGCGTACCACGCCAGTTCGTGGTCCTCCGCGTCGCCGAGGACGAACTCGGCCTCCTCGTCGCCCAGTTCGGCCGCATCGACGATCTCGCGTGCCCGCGCGACGTCGGCCTCCGCCTCCTGCAGGTCGATGTGCACCGACGCGACCGCACGCATCGTGATCGGCCCGGCGAGCTTGACGACCGCATCGTCGAGATCCGGTCGCGGCTTCACCTCGTCGACGTCGGCCGCGATCACCACCCGACGGGACGCGAAGGACGGATGATCGTTCGGCTCCTCCGATCCGAGCAACCGCAGCGACGCGCGTGCCGCCTCGGCCATCGCGACCTCGGCGAGCTCCTCGTCGTCGCCCGCCGTGTAAGCCTCGCGCAGAGCGGGGGTCACCGCGAAGGCCGTCCGGCCCACCGCGTCGACCTCACCGTCGGCGACGAGGCCCTGCAACATCGCGAGCGTTGCCGGTACATAGACACGCGTCACTTCTCACCTGCCGGCATCCGTCAACTCCTCGAGAGATTCCTGGATCAGCGTCGCTGCCACGTCCACATCGGGCATCGCATCACGATCCGCATTCAAACCGTAGTAGATCTTGCCGTCGTAGGACGTCAACGCGATGCTCAGGGCCTGATTCTTCAGCAGCGGCGAGACCGGGAAGATCTCGAGCAGCCGGGCTCCGGTGAGGTAGAGCGGGTGCTGCGGACCGGGCGCATTGGTGATCATGAGGTTGAACATCCGCTGCGAGAAACCCATCGCGACCCGGGCTCCCACCGCGTGCATCGTCGCCGGGGCGAAGCCCGACAAGCGGACCATCGTCTGCGCCGCCACCCGCCGCCGCTGCCGCGAGTAGGCCTCGCCCGCATGCGCGATGTGCGACAACCGGACCACCGCGTTCGGCTCCCCCACCGGCAGATCCAGCAGGAAGGACGACACCTCGCCCTGCGGGTGCACCTGGATCGTGTCGTTGTCGCCGCAGTCGTCCGGATCCTGGGTGTACACCGACATCGGGACCATCGCCCGCACCACCGTCGCCTCGGTGACCGGCTCCCCGCGGGAGAGCAGCCAGTACCGCAACGCGCCGGCGAGGACCGCAAGCACCACGTCGTTGATCGTGCAGCCGTAGCGGGAGTGGATCTTGCGGTAGGGCTCCAGATCGGAGCGCACCACGGAGAACCGACGGCTCCTCGAGATCTGCGTGTTCAGCGGAGTCTCGGGCGCCGACTGCGCTGCCGTGCGGGCGATCCGGCCGACGGCGTCGACGGTCTCGGTGAGGGTCGCCGTGAGATCGCCCACGGCCGATCGCACGGCGGCGATCCCCTCCCCCGGGCGCGCGACGAGTTCGGCGAGCGCTCCGACGAGCAGAGCGGACTCCGACGGTTCGCGTTCGGGCATCCACAATTCCTCGGGGACCTCACGCGGCACCGGCTCCTTGTCGAAGAGCACCTGGACGATGTCGAGGGCCTCCTCGCCGTCGACGAGCGCCGAATGCGACTTCGTGAACAGCGCCACCCGATCGTTCGCGAGCCCCTCGACGAGATACATCTCCCAGAGCGGTCGCGTGCGGTCGAGCGGTCGCGAGACCAGACGCGCGACGAGGTCGTGCAGCTGTTCGTCGGAGCCGGGTTTCGGCAGCGCGGAGCGCCGCACGTGGTAGGTGATGTCGAAATCGCGGTCGTCGACCCACACGGGTCGCGAGAGCCCGAATGCGACCTCCCGCACCTTCTTCCGGTAACGGGGCACCTCGGGCAGTCGCTGCTCGACCAACCGCAGCACGCTCTCGTAGTCGAGACCGCCCTCGGGGGGTTCGAGGATCGCGAGCGACCCGACGTGCATCGGCGTGTTGCTCGTCTCCAGGTAGTAGTACGACGCGTCCTGCGCCGTCATCCGGCTCGTCATCGACCCCGTTCCCCCTCCTGACCCGAACCTCCCGAGCGTCGCCACCACGACTCGGCACCGTCCGTGGCTCCGCTCCCGATCTCCTCGGGATCGAGATCGAAGAGTACGGCCAGTTCGCCCGGCGCGTCGTGTGAACCATCATGGTGTACGCCGACCATCCCCGCAGCGGCGGCGCCTCGCACGTTGCCGACCGAATCGTCGACGAAGACGCACTCGCCGGGTTCGAGGTCCAGCAGCCGGGCGACCAGCAGGTAGCTCTCGGGGTCGGGTTTGGCGACACGTGCGTCACCCGAGAGCACCACGCGGTCGACGAACGGGCCCTCGAGATCGCGCAGCCACTGCGCGCCGGGCCCACCGGGATCGTTGCTCAGCAGGGCGGTCCGCACCCCACGCGCGCGCAGGACCGTCACGGCCGCGCCGAAGGTATCGGGATCGCTTCCCGGCCCGACCAGGACGCCACCGACATCGAGTACGAGTCCTCGCATCACGACACCACCGTAGGTCCCGGACGTCCTGCTCGCGCAGCGCATCCCGCGCGCGTCGGACCGGGACCGTCGCCCGGCGATGTGGCATCATGTGCGCGGTTCGTCCTCTCCCGAACCGCTTCGCCGTCACGGCGTCAGCCGTGCCGATGCAACCGTCACGGTGTCGGCCGTGCCGATCCGTCATGCCTTTCGGGAGAGCTCATGTCGCATCACACCGGGCGCTACGTGCGCCGCCTCACCAACCTCGAACCTCCGGTCGAGGAGGCCTGTCATCGTCCCCGCAGCCACCTCGCGCGCCGGCCCACGCCGCACGACGGACGCTCGGGGCGCGCACCGCTCCGCCGCGACGGAACCGAACGTCCGACCACCGCCCCCGGCACCGAAGATCCGACCACGCGGCCGGGCGACCGGCCCGCGATCGTCCTCGATCCGGGTGTCGTGCGGGTCGCGGAGACGGCGGTGCGACTGGTTCTCGAAGTGGTCGACGGCCGCCGTCCCGCCGTGCAGTCCACGACGGTCCTCGACCCGCGTCTCGTCGCCACGATCACTGCGGCCCGGCCTCCTCGCGCAGGACGCAGCACTGCGGTGCTGCTGCGGACGCGGGTACGTCCCGTCGACGCCGACACCGTGGAGGTGTTCGGCAGCTACGGTCGCGGGGACCGGGTGTTCGCCTACGCCGGCCGGATGGTGCACAAGCGCCCCCGCCCTCGTGCTCCGCACCGCTGGACGATCACGACCCTGTGGCTCGGGTGAGCCACAGGGTCGTGGGGCGATCGTGAGTCTTCGACTCAGCACTCCATGTGAGTCTTCGACTCAGCACACCACGTGAGTCTTCGACTCAGCACACCACGTGAGTCTTCGACTCAGCACTCCATGTGAGTCTTCGACTCAGCGCCGCCGGTTGGTCTTCGCGTCGCGCCTGGCCGCGGCACGACGCTCCTTGCGGGTGCCGGCCTGACGGGGCGCGGAGCCCGCGTCGGCACCGGCGGTCGTGCGCGCGACATGGGCGCGGCCGTCCTCGTCGGGACCGCTGTAGGTCAGGCGTCGCTCGGTCTCGTCGAGACCCTTGGCCCGCAGCGCCGTCGGTGCGGGCTCGGCCTGCGCCGGTTGTGCCGGACGGGCGGGCTGTTGTGCCGGTCGGGCCGGAGCCGCCTTGGCGAGGCTCGGGGCCGCCTGTGCAGCGGCCGCCGCGGAGGCCGGCGTGACGGCCACACCCGCGGACTGCTGCTGCTGCGCGGCCTCGACCTGGAGGTTGAACAGGAATCCGACCGATTCCTCCTTCAGACCCTCGAGCATCGCGGTGAACATGTCGAAGCCCTCGCGCTGGTACTCGACGAGCGGATCGCGCTGCGCCATGGCGCGCAGGCCGATGCCCTCCTTGAGGTAGTCCATCTCGTAGAGGTGCTCGCGCCACTTGCGGTCGAGGACCGACAGCAGCACGCGACGCTCGAGTTCGCGCATCGCATTCTCACCGGCGATGGCCTCGAGTTCGGCCTCGCGACGGGCGTAGGCGGCGCGGGCATCCTCGAGAAGAACCTCGAGCAGGCCGTCGCGGTCGAGGTCCTCGTTCTCGGCGACGAGCGTCTTGTAGTCGACACCCACCGGGTAGAGGGTCTTGAGCGCCGTCCACAACTGCTCGAGATCCCAGTCCTCGACGTAACCCTCGGCGGTGGCACCGTCGACGTACGCGGTGATCACGTCGGTGAGCATGTGCTGCACCTGACCCTCGAGGTCCTCGCCGCGCAGGATCCGGCGGCGCTCCTCGTAGATGACGGTGCGCTGCTGGTTCATCACCTCGTCGTACTTGAGGACGTTCTTGCGGATCTCGAAGTTCTGCTGCTCGACCTGCGTCTGCGCGCTCTTGATGGCCTTGGAGACCATCTTCGCCTCGATCGGCACGTCGTCGGGCAGGTTCAGCCGCGTCATGATCGACTCGAGCGCCGCACCGTTGAAGCGTCGCATCAACTCGTCGCCGAGCGAGAGGTAGAACCGCGACTCGCCCGGGTCGCCCTGACGACCGGAACGACCACGGAGCTGGTTGTCGATACGACGCGACTCGTGCCGTTCGGTGCCGAGCACGTACAGGCCACCGGCCGCACGCACCTTCTCGGCGTCGGCCTTCGACTCGGCCTTGATCCGCTCGAGGATCTCGTCCCAGGCCGCCTCGTACTCGTCCGGCGTGTTGACCGGGTCGAGGCCGCGCTTGCGCAGCTCGATGTCGGCGAGGATGTCGGGGTTGCCGCCGAGCACGACGTCGGTACCGCGACCGGCCATGTTCGTCGCGACCGTCACCGCGCCGGACCGGCCGGCCTGCGCGATGATCTGCGCTTCCTGCTCGTGGAACTTCGCGTTGAGCACGCTGTGCGGAACACCGCGCTTGGTGAACTGCCGGGACAAGTATTCCGAGCGCTCGACACTCGTCGTACCGATGAGGACCGGCTGGCCCTTCTCGTGACGCTCGACGACGTCGTCGACGACGGCCGCGAACTTCGCTTCCTCGGTCTTGTAGATCAGGTCGCCCTGGTCGACGCGCACCATCGGGCGGTTGGTCGGGATCGGGATGACACCCAGGCTGTAGATCTGGTGGAGCTCGGCGGCCTCGGTCTCGGCCGTACCGGTCATGCCCGACAGCTTGTCGTACAGGCGGAAGTAGTTCTGCAGCGTGATCGTGGCGAGCGTCTGGTTCTCGGCCTTGATCTCGACGCCTTCCTTGGCCTCGATCGCCTGGTGCATGCCCTCGTTGTAGCGCCGGCCCGACAGGACGCGGCCGGTGAACTCGTCGACGATGACGACCTCGCCGTTGCGGACGATATAGTCCTTGTCCTTGGCGTAGAGCTCCTTGGCCTTGATGGCGTTGTTGAGGTAGCTCACCAGCGGCGAGTTGGCCGCTTCGTACAGGTTGTCGATGCCGAGCTGGTCCTCGACGAACTCGACGCCGGCCTCGTGCACACCGACGGTCCGCTTGCGGATGTCGATCTCGTAGTGGACCTCGGGCTTGAGCAGCTTGGCGATGCGCGCGAACTCGGAGTACCACTTGCTCGACGCGTCGGCGGGACCCGAGATGATCAGCGGCGTCCGGGCCTCGTCGATGAGGATCGAGTCGACCTCGTCGACGATCGCGAAGTTGTGGCCGCGCTGAACGAGGTCGTCGAGCGAGTGCGTCATGTTGTCGCGCAGGTAGTCGAAGCCGAACTCGTTGTTGGTGCCGTAGGTGATGTCGGCGGAGTAGGCCGCGCGGCGCTGGGCCGGGGTCATGCCGGACAGGATCACGTCGGTCTCGAGCCCGAGGAAACGGTGCACACGGCCCATCCACTCGGCGTCGCGCTTGGCGAGGTAGTCGTTGACCGTGACGACGTGGACGCCGTCGCCGGAGATCGCGTTGAGGTAGGCCGGCAGCACACAGGTGAGGGTCTTGCCCTCACCGGTCTTCATCTCGGCGATGTTGCCGAAGTGCAGCGCCGCGCCACCCATGATCTGGACGAGATAGTGCTTCTGGCCGAGCACACGGAAGGACGCCTCCCGGGCGGTCGCGAAGGCTTCCGGAAGCAGATCGTCGAGCGTCTCGCCGTCCTGGTAGCGACTCCGGAACTCGTCCGTCTTGGCCCGGAGCTCGGCATCGGTCAGGGCCTCGAAGTCCGGGGAGAGGGAATCGACATGCTCGGCGATGTGCTTGAGCCGCTTGACCATGCGACCTTCACCGATCCGGAGCAGCTTCGTCAGCGACAGCACTGGTGTGTTCGTCCTCAATCTCGGGTACCTGCACGGACAAGAAATCCGGCCGAGGCCTTGTCGGACCCCGGCCGGATTCCATGGTAGGCGCTGCGCGGGAGTGACCGCGATGGCGAGGTGCCTTCGGTCACTCCCGGCAGTGTCACACGAGCCTGATCAGACCGTAGTCGAAGGCGTGTCGCCGGTAGACCACGGACGGCTTGTCCGTCTCCTTGTCGTGGAACAGGTAGAAGTCGTGACCGACGAGTTCCATCTCGTAGAGGGCGTCGTCGACGGTCATCGGCTGAGCGTTGTGTTCCTTCGTCCGGACGATGCGACCGGGACCGTCCTGGGGTTCCTTCTCGCTGTCGCCGAGCGACAGGTCGGGCGAGATCGCGAGCTCGTCGTCCTGGGCGAGGGCCGCGGTGGCTTCCGCCACGGACACGGGCGTCTTCTCACCGTAGGAGACCTTGCGGCGCTCCTTCGTCCGGCGCAGACGCGATTCGAGCTTGCTGACCACAGACTCGAAGGCAGCGTAGAAGCTGTCGGCACTCGCCTCGGCGCGTACGACCGGTCCCTTTCCGCGGGCAGTGATCTCGACCCGCTGACAACTCTTCTTCTGACGCCTGTTGCGTTCGTGTTGCAACTCGACGTCGAAGATGAAGATCGTCGGATCGAAACGTTCGAGCCGAGCGAGTTTCTCGGAGACGTAGATCCGGAAATGATCGGGGACCTCGACGTTGCGTCCTTTCACGACAACGTCGGCACGGGGGCCTTCCGTGGCGGCATCGGCCTCTGCAACGGAACCTCTGGACTTCGAAGGGGTCGTCACGCGTACCTCCCGAGTTACGGCCGGCGCAGCCCGCGCACCGGCATGATGTATGAGCGCGAGAGCGCGCTCGCCCGGAATCGGAAGAACAGGCGTTTCCACCCGTCTACCTTGTTGTTTCCGGGTCTGATGGCGACGGTAGTACGTAACGCGGAGGTGTGCCACCGTTCCCGCGCGATTTCACGTCGCGTCGCCTTCGGGTCACCCGGCGGAGTACTTTCCGGGCCCGCCCGTGGGCTCACGCATGGGCCGTCACGAGCACTCCGAGAGGGTCGAATCCGGCGCGCCGGAGTGCCCGCACCGACTCGCGCGCGGTGGTTCCGGTGGTGAGCACATCGTCGACGACGAGAACCGGGATCGTGCGCGGCAGCCCGTCGGCGCGCACCCGGACACGGCCGGCGAGGTTGCGCTGCCGGTCGGCTGCCGAGAGCCCCACCGAGTCGCGCACTCCGCCCGCCACATTCAGGATCGGGCGGACGTGGAGGCGACGGTCGTGGGTCGCGGCGGCCCGGGCGGCACGCGTGACGGGATCACCTCCGCGTGCCCGCGCCGCACGCGCCCGGGTGGGAGCGGGCGCCACGATCACGGGGCCCTCGGGCAGCTCGCTCCATCGGCGCAACCGCGCGATCGCGACGGCCCATGCGAGCCCGAGCGGCTCGGCGAGATCCCGGCGGCCACGCTCCTTCGCCACGATCACCGCGCGGCGCCTGGGACCGGTGTACGGGCCCAGACTCCACACCGGAACCCCGGGGTCGACGCGCGGCGCGACGGCCACGGGATGGTCGGAGAGCTCGCGTGCACATGCCCGGCACCAGCTCGTGCCGGGAGCGGCGCAGCCACCGCACCGGGCGGGCAGGACGAGATCGAGAAGGGCCGTGAGCACACCGGGAGTGTGCCCGAAGTCACCGACGACCGGAGATCACAGTCGGCAGGCTCAGCCCGGAAGGACGGGAATCGCCGCCATACCCGCCAGTCCGGGCACCTCGCGCCAGTACCGGTCGCCCGCGGGATCCCGGTTGTTGAGCTGGAAGACCGTCCGGGAATCGGCGAC
This window contains:
- a CDS encoding DUF6912 family protein gives rise to the protein MLQGLVADGEVDAVGRTAFAVTPALREAYTAGDDEELAEVAMAEAARASLRLLGSEEPNDHPSFASRRVVIAADVDEVKPRPDLDDAVVKLAGPITMRAVASVHIDLQEAEADVARAREIVDAAELGDEEAEFVLGDAEDHELAWYAAQELPFLLELL
- a CDS encoding WS/DGAT/MGAT family O-acyltransferase is translated as MTSRMTAQDASYYYLETSNTPMHVGSLAILEPPEGGLDYESVLRLVEQRLPEVPRYRKKVREVAFGLSRPVWVDDRDFDITYHVRRSALPKPGSDEQLHDLVARLVSRPLDRTRPLWEMYLVEGLANDRVALFTKSHSALVDGEEALDIVQVLFDKEPVPREVPEELWMPEREPSESALLVGALAELVARPGEGIAAVRSAVGDLTATLTETVDAVGRIARTAAQSAPETPLNTQISRSRRFSVVRSDLEPYRKIHSRYGCTINDVVLAVLAGALRYWLLSRGEPVTEATVVRAMVPMSVYTQDPDDCGDNDTIQVHPQGEVSSFLLDLPVGEPNAVVRLSHIAHAGEAYSRQRRRVAAQTMVRLSGFAPATMHAVGARVAMGFSQRMFNLMITNAPGPQHPLYLTGARLLEIFPVSPLLKNQALSIALTSYDGKIYYGLNADRDAMPDVDVAATLIQESLEELTDAGR
- a CDS encoding HAD-IA family hydrolase; this encodes MRGLVLDVGGVLVGPGSDPDTFGAAVTVLRARGVRTALLSNDPGGPGAQWLRDLEGPFVDRVVLSGDARVAKPDPESYLLVARLLDLEPGECVFVDDSVGNVRGAAAAGMVGVHHDGSHDAPGELAVLFDLDPEEIGSGATDGAESWWRRSGGSGQEGERGR
- a CDS encoding Rv3235 family protein, whose product is MSHHTGRYVRRLTNLEPPVEEACHRPRSHLARRPTPHDGRSGRAPLRRDGTERPTTAPGTEDPTTRPGDRPAIVLDPGVVRVAETAVRLVLEVVDGRRPAVQSTTVLDPRLVATITAARPPRAGRSTAVLLRTRVRPVDADTVEVFGSYGRGDRVFAYAGRMVHKRPRPRAPHRWTITTLWLG
- the secA gene encoding preprotein translocase subunit SecA, with translation MVKRLKHIAEHVDSLSPDFEALTDAELRAKTDEFRSRYQDGETLDDLLPEAFATAREASFRVLGQKHYLVQIMGGAALHFGNIAEMKTGEGKTLTCVLPAYLNAISGDGVHVVTVNDYLAKRDAEWMGRVHRFLGLETDVILSGMTPAQRRAAYSADITYGTNNEFGFDYLRDNMTHSLDDLVQRGHNFAIVDEVDSILIDEARTPLIISGPADASSKWYSEFARIAKLLKPEVHYEIDIRKRTVGVHEAGVEFVEDQLGIDNLYEAANSPLVSYLNNAIKAKELYAKDKDYIVRNGEVVIVDEFTGRVLSGRRYNEGMHQAIEAKEGVEIKAENQTLATITLQNYFRLYDKLSGMTGTAETEAAELHQIYSLGVIPIPTNRPMVRVDQGDLIYKTEEAKFAAVVDDVVERHEKGQPVLIGTTSVERSEYLSRQFTKRGVPHSVLNAKFHEQEAQIIAQAGRSGAVTVATNMAGRGTDVVLGGNPDILADIELRKRGLDPVNTPDEYEAAWDEILERIKAESKADAEKVRAAGGLYVLGTERHESRRIDNQLRGRSGRQGDPGESRFYLSLGDELMRRFNGAALESIMTRLNLPDDVPIEAKMVSKAIKSAQTQVEQQNFEIRKNVLKYDEVMNQQRTVIYEERRRILRGEDLEGQVQHMLTDVITAYVDGATAEGYVEDWDLEQLWTALKTLYPVGVDYKTLVAENEDLDRDGLLEVLLEDARAAYARREAELEAIAGENAMRELERRVLLSVLDRKWREHLYEMDYLKEGIGLRAMAQRDPLVEYQREGFDMFTAMLEGLKEESVGFLFNLQVEAAQQQQSAGVAVTPASAAAAAQAAPSLAKAAPARPAQQPARPAQPAQAEPAPTALRAKGLDETERRLTYSGPDEDGRAHVARTTAGADAGSAPRQAGTRKERRAAARRDAKTNRRR